A segment of the Panicum hallii strain FIL2 chromosome 1, PHallii_v3.1, whole genome shotgun sequence genome:
cacggaattttgcttcttactcgaccaagaaactagagaacgcccaagcaagtggcaacccccggaggtactcttgcgatccacacggcttccggcaaaatccgaatccgagtatcccaagagatctaaactagcgcctttggggtaccacaagcctatgctaggagtgtgcttgagataccgaaggatcctattcacagccgagaGATGTGactccttagggttagcttgaaaacgggcacacaagcacacgctaaacattatatcggcctagatgcggtaaggtaaagcaaagaccctatcatagagcgatagagggattggtcaaccggtttaccgtccacatccaagtcgagatgcccattggttgccatgggtgtcttgattggcttacattcatccatcttgaacttcttcaagatatctttagtatatttttcttgataaatgaatgtcccttccttcatttgtttgacttgaaaaccaaggaagaaggtcaattcgccaatcatggacatctcgaattccctagacatcatggtagcaaactcatggcttagtaaatcattagttgagccaaagataatatcgtcaacataaatttgacaaatgaaaagatccccgttgacgtcttttgtgaacaaggtggtgtccaccctcccgatcttgaagccttgcatgattaggaagtcacgaagcctctcataccaagcccttggagcttgtttgagtccatagagtgccttgtgcaacctataaacatgattaggattcctcggatcttcaaacccgggaggttgctcaacataaacaagttcgttaataaagccatttaagaacgcacttttcacatccatttgatataacttaatattatgatgtgaagagtaagcaagaaggatgcggatagcttcaagtcttgcgaccggagcaaaagtttcaccaaaatccaaaccttcgacttgagaaaacccttttgccacaagtctagCTTTGTTGCGCactaccaccccatgttcatcttgcttgttccgaaaaacccactttgtgccgatgatgttcttgtctttcggaggagcttcgaggacccaaacttcattgcgggtgaaattattcaattcttcttgcatggtcatcacccaatccgagtcctcaagtgcttcctctatgctagtgggttcaatacaagaaacaaacgagtgatgttcgcaaaatgaagcatgcttagaacgagttcttactcctttggaaggactaccaatgatttgaccaattggatgatccttggagatgcgaccatgcttcactagcggtatttgcgtggatgcttgttggggtagatcatgagtgacttgtgcttgtggtggaacattttgctcttcttgttcttggacttggggtgttggcgttgacacattttcttgaggtagtggatcaactttatcttgatcttcattcacttggggtgccgtggaggtgtttggcaaagatgaggaagttcctcccccttgatcattgtcttcatgcacctcttccggcttgatatccccaatggacatcttctttaaggcttcttcaatctcttcatcccctacattttcatagccaacaacctcctcttgggagccattagattcatcaaactccacatcacatgtttcttcaactaacccgaggtttgattgaatactctatatgctttggagtttgatgcataaccaagaaagaaaccttcatcacatctactttcaaacttaccgagccttttcttcttataaatgaagcatttgcaaccaaagacccgaaagtatgatatatttggtttcttcccggtgatgagctcatatggagttttcttgaggagtcggtgaggatacacacggttggatgcatgacacgccgtgttaattgcttccgcccaaaacttctcggacgtgccataatcatccaacattgctctgctagggtgatgagtgtcttgttctttctttccaccacaccattttgttggggcgtgtaggtggcggaaaactcatgtttgactccttcttcatcgcaccattcttcaatcttcatatttttgaactcggtgccgttgtcactccgaatcttcacgattggggaattgtattccctttgagcttttcttgcaaatgacttgaagatttccggagtttcacccttatcgcctagaaacatgacccaagtgtaacgtgaaaaatcatcaacaattactaggcaatagaggttaccaccaatgctcttgtatgaagttggaccaaagagatccatgtgtagtaactcgagcggcttggaggtagacaacattgtcttgataggatgatgagttgcaacttgcttcccggcttgacatgctttgcatagcttgttcttgtcaaaagtgacgtcctttatgccggtgatcatccctctcttgtgggctttcttgaggttgctcatgccaatatgagcaattcttctatgccaaagccacccaagagacgacttggtgaagaggcaagtcatggtgcttgtttgctttgaagagaaatccaccaaatagatattgccatgcctaaaccccgtgaataccaatgacttgtctttttcatgagtcactacaacaccattcttgtcaaaggcacacgttagtccaagatcatataattgtgcaatagaaatgaggttaaaactaagtgtttctacaaacaaaacatttgaaatggataaatcttttgaaattgcaattctacccaaacctaagactttccccttagagttatcaccataggtgacatgttcatgatcgccggggtcttcaagtgaggtgaacatgctatcattaccggtcatatgttgagagcaaccgctatcaagtacccaatgttttccaccggatttgtagttcacctacacacatgagaatttattttgagttttcggaacccaaacaagctttgggccttgcacatgtgtgacaagagcttttgggacccaaagttgcttggggagcttcttcttcgactccttagcaattttgccaataaaCTTGGctttcaccttgcccttcactgtactcaagagaaaatgattattttgaaacattgatgagtaattcttgggtaatttaggaagaggacgtgatggtaaagtgcactccctagtgtggtgcccggtgacttggcaatgttggcaatatgaaccaacttccttgatgaagcttgtcttgatctccggagaaggagttgtagccatgtttggctccggaaatgaaccaagacctctcttaccatagtcacgggcattgttgaagagaatctccttgtggatgtattctccccttgagagtttctccacactactcttgaggcttgccacttgatccatcaattccttttccctagaagaggcaagcttgggcacaacattagtggcatatgcatcaatgagtaggtcatcacatgaagtagaagcattgaccttttcattaacaactttctcaagacttgggtcaattacttcataagcaaattcaagttcttgatacttgtgagccaactccctatgctcttgtttgagctttttgtggctctcttcaacttgcttagcaagtacaagtgactcattgtgctttttgagcaagtcattgtacttactaagtaagtcggagtgggcaagctctaacttggcatgagtgctctcaagaattttaactttgcccttttccctcttgatgacggatgtatactcattgatgaggttagtaaattcatttggatcaagctcttcatcactatcatcttcactatctacctcacgtaccttggtgttaccttttgccatgaggcacataggaggcggaggtagagaaggttcttcattggtgagggcgatggtgacaatgtcttcttcatcacttgagtcttcgcttgatgagacatcggtcacccactcttgtttctccaccaagaaacttttcttggtatgccctttcttctttgggaagagcttggtcttcttgtcatgggtcttcttcttcccaaatctcttgtttttgttcttcctctcctcttcttcatcatcgcttgaatcatggcgatgcttactcttgttgtccttgcttcttttgtccggcttggggcaatttggacggatgtgtcctttttcgccacaattgtagcaaatcttgttcttgacatccattggccggaacattcccttcttggagtcaaagttgaagcccttcttattgatcttctcattcaagcgtgtgaactttctcatcatgagagcaagttctccatcatcttcaatatcggatgagctctcatgatgatcatcttcttcgttgcttgagcttgagtcttgtttgaccatcttgagcttgcgggatttgtttgtcttggtctttagagcaattgacttgcttgatgttggctcttcggtcataccaagaatgctcatttcatgagcgcgaatttcgcccacaagttctccaacttccattgcggcgagatcctccttttgaagcatagcattgataatgttatacttgggcttcgggaggagcatgaggatcttgcggttgatggatgcactgtcaattttggatatttcaagtgcattaatgtccttgacaatgacattcaagcgagaatacatatcattgcaattttcatgagctagcattttgaaggaatcatacttagctctaaacaagtgatatttttgttcacgaactttggtggaaccttcatgtatttcaatgagctccttccaaatatcacttgctaggtccatgccattaactctagcaaagacctcctcactaatagcttcgaaaatagcatttctagctctagcattccattttaattggtcgggggtggattctccggtgaatccgactttagttgccaaccatacttcgggggcaatcgcatcaaggtatgcggccatgcgaactttccaataggcaaagttcttgccctcgaagtgaggcggcgaaccacccatcttggccatagctctaggcggtgaagcctaatgatccaaatgagcaacgaggctctgataccaattgaaaggatcgatggaccaagagggggggtgaattgggcctttttcaatttctaaaacaagataaagcaaccttaacctatgcaaaactagaaaggcaccaattcaccaaccggataactaaaaaacctacacaagctagataagataaaaagagataaagcctagcaaggtagagctaactagtgattcctaaatcaagcacatgaaagaattgcatgaaagataatgcttgaaaaagtaaagtggacaagggacaaccggatttttttccgtggtatcgatgtgttggcacacacccctaatccacgttgtgacactcacaaagagtattgtcacctcccaagtcaccaagacgagggcgctcactaagagtctccgttcaccatcccggtgtggtggagatcaagccacgtacaaatctcttctccgggcttccacaatccttggcaagctccgcgagaatcacctcgatcaccaagatcgcctaggtgatgccaatcaccaagagtaacaagctaaggccttcacttgagcaagaaccaatcaccaagaatggatgcacacaagtttctctctactcaagtccttaatcttgcttcttgaatgattgaatgaacaagtgtatgaaatgttgaagctcaaagtggctcttgactatagtatgtgtgtttggatgttgcctggtgtcaagagtggtagaatgacccattggaggggtatatataggcagctcacacgaatagagccgttggagaaaaaactgccagaaaaactgcgtagcgccggttaatccgacgtccctccaatagtcatcgtcggtttaaccggtgaatgtaaactgccacttctgaaaactagccgttacagcttgggcagattaaccgtcgttgcatcggtttaaccggtgagtgtaatcatccattgatcaacagaaataccaagtcactggacaactgcaccgacgtccaatttcaaatagcgtcggtttaaccggtgagtgtagttgtccactgatcaactgaaaaccgagtctctggacaactgcaccgacgtccaatttcaaataacgtcggtttaaccggtgtattgacttgtccagaccggctgacctcgtttaaccgacgtatagaaaactttagacgtcggttaatccggtgttaaggatttttctgattttgccttttctgacttgagtgttgaatgaaatccaaatattcttgaggtataagttgagaaccacttatttgagcttctagaaacctgagtgaccattgtgtgcatccattttcaaatgaccatgtccatgctcaagttactaagcctaaaacccctcttaatagtgcgatcactacaaaactacaaaacctatactaacctaagtgtccttctcaaccttatgacacttaggactagaaagatccttagtcttgacacattatagagttgaatgccgagatcgcctttttgaataatgaaaattaggggcctcttttgacaaataaccaaatgagcaataatgatctataaagctgcacaaactcattagtcacaataatggttgtcattaatcaccgaaacataccttaagggcctagatgcttacacttACTTTTACCTAGAAAAGCATatagcgtcggttaaaccgatcGACACTGTTGGTTTAACCGGTCACACTCAGCCTGCCTACTAGCTGTTGAACTCTCAATTGCTATCCTCTGCTGACGTCAGTGCACCGACGCAATGCATCGACGACCGTTGGTTTAACCGATGCTGAAGACTTTGCTTGGAAATCTTCTAGAACCAAAATATGCGTACTAAGTAACCACAGCGCGCTTGCACCGACACCTTCTTTTGCACCGTAGGTTTAACCGGTGCCTCAGTCCTTTCTTCACTTGATTGCATTGTCATCTTctcattgcaccgacgcctCCATTCTTATAGCGTAGGTTCAACCATTGCTACTGTGGTTTCTTCACTTGATCGCCATATCAACTCACCAAAGCACCGACACGTTATAAGTTCATGTTGTCGGTTTAACCAACGCATGTAATCATGCTGAATCTTATCCAAATCATCTTGGCTGTCATTTGGACACCCCTAAAATATTCTACCTCTATATTTTCACTACAACTTGGACATGTTAAAATTTGGCCCATCTTGGATTGGGCTCCATCCATAGGACCTAGAAATCCTACAACTTGAGCtcacaaactcattagttcCATTGACTATGTTGTCACACAATCATCAAAATCTCAATCATAATCTAGTGGGGTCATGTACCTTACGGAATGGAGGATTGTTTTGCCATGCACATTAAGCCCATGAGGATTTAGATGGTTTCAAAACATACAAATGTTGTAATGTTATTTTGTGTACGTGACCATGTAATAATCATCAGTATACTATGTACCATTCCAACCCATTTCTTATATTTTCTATGCTTGATTACCAAAACATATACTGTATTTGGTAGTTTGATTCGTATTATATTATTTAATATCATCGTAGCGTTAGCACGGGAACTGTACTAGTTTATACTAGGATAAGTGGCGCGCTTCGCTGCGCCCGTGCAGGTACGAAGCGTGTTTATGCTTGCGCTGGTCAGTTTAGCATGTGCGGCCGTAGCACAAGATAACACTATAAAATATACACATGGATTCAGCTAAGGCTATAGAATATACAGCCTTGAATCTTGGTTCATATATAGTTTATATGCTCTTTAGCAAAATAAAGAAAAACAGGATGCTCCTTGCTTGCAGTTACATACATAGTTGAAACTACTATTTTATTAGAGTCCATGACATCGTATTCTAGTGCCCAGCTGCATGCTGTTGAAGTCCATGCACCGTAAAAACACCATGGTATGAATGATTGACCCAATACCTTAAATGGCTATTCCACTATTTCGAAAAAATAGAACAAAGAGTAATATCCCCTATTAAAAATATCAAGAAATACGATCTTCATGCTGCCAGTTACGTATGCCGGTATTTTCCATTGTACGGATTGATGCATTTTATACTGGGCAATCAGACAGCAAAACAAAAGGAGCCTGCCATCAACTATTGTCTTGACAGTGGAACAAACTGAAACCACGAAACATAAAAACAAAGAGGAAAGCTAACAACAGATCCTCTATGTTCACTACCGGAGACGgctgatttgccgagtgccacgggcactcggcaaagacctaaaggcactcggcaaagggtttgccgagagccccactcggcaaagggctctCGGAGAAGCCGGGGTCGGCAAAGGAGCCTTTGCCGAGAGCTTTTCctcgggctctcggcaaagagtttACCGAGAGCCAAAAGCggccctcggcaaagaaaagtgGCCGTCACGGCGCCCCACCGTGGACggagcctttgccgagtgtcaccgccaggctctcggcaaaggatCGAGTCAACGGCCACCCTAGTcgccttctttgccgagtgcctagtcaagagcactcggcaaagagggcaTCCAGAGCGTGCGCCGTTctccctctttgccgagtgccactggagccagcactcggcaaagctttttttttttaataACCTCCCTATTTTCTCTCCCTCCCCGGTTGGGAAGCCTCCATTGTACACATAATAAAAGCATCACAGAGCACTATCGCATAAATATCACAAAATGTCTCATAATGCCACCAAAGCCACATTCAATGTAGCCAAGTATATCACAAAGTACACAATGAACAATCAAAGTACATTCAATCTAGCTAAGTCTCAAATGCAAATAACTCCATCATCTATGCCAAAGGTGGCCAGTTGCTCCGGTTGGTCTGATTTGGAGAAATATACGGATCATTGGAGGCCGCCGACTGATTCTGCAACATATAGATGAAATGTATGAGTGAAACAACAAAATAAATGACATATTGAACATTGCATACTCACTGAAGTAGAAAACGGATCGGTGGGTGGTCTAGGTGGGGTGGCGAAGGGAGGTGGCGGAGGTAGACCCGTCGCGGCGCCTAAGACTCTGAATGTACGCGAACATGCTCACCATCCTCTATCGGTCAGCCTCCCGCTCGGCCTCCATCTCCGCCCTCATCCTTGCCTCCAACTCCATAcgttctctcctctcttcttccagcTGAGCCTGCAAAATTTTTACCCCAATATTACAATAATACAAAAGAGAAGTTATGTAATATAATAGATAAAAAACGAATGAATAAGCAACAACCTGGAGTGCCTGGAGACGGGTCGTCGAACTGTCCGGACGAGGTCGGATGCCTGCGCTCGAGCTCGTTTGCCGTGCTTTTATCTGAGATAGAGTCGGAGTAGAAGAGGAGTCGATCGTGCCGTCGCAAATCCAGTACCATCcatgcttctttcctcctccGACCTTCATGACAATTTCAGCGTCAAGATGCTTCTGGGTCGGATCGTACTCTGGCCCGTGCACCTCCCTCGCCATCAATGTGTACTCATTGAGGCGAGTATAGATGCTCGGGTTGTTGTAcgcctcgggcccgtcctccgcgttGTAGCTGACGCTGGATGTCGCTTTACCCTTGTGGGATAGAGCATACGCCATGAATTTGTTGCACTGCTGCCCTCCATGTGCCGCCGACTGCGAGAAACAAGATGATGAGAAATCATGCATAGTTGAATAACAACAAAACAAGTAAAGTCGCGTACCCATGCTTGGGCGTACTCGGTCAGGTTACGGTTGCCTTGGTGGTGTGGCACACCGGCCATAGTCAGACGGTTCTCACGACGCTCCTGGTGCAAAGCGTTCCAGTCGTCGGATAACCACTTAGCAACTATCTGCTGCCAGCACTCAGGAAAGTGGGCACACCAATGAGGAACCATCTACACGACATCAAGTAGAAGACATATTAGTAGAGGACATTAAGCCAACTTAATGTAAAAAGAAATCAAATTTTTGtatttacctgcaagtactgctcctcagtcaacGTCATAGTTCTTGCTTGCATCTTGGTGACCTTCTATCCAAGGACGATGGCGTGGTAGTTGATGATTGACTGGAGGCACTGCTCGTAGAACATGTCGGTAACGAGCTTTTTGCAGCGATACTCGGCAACCACATCCGCCTGCGCGTCCATCCCGGGCTGGAGTCTGTAGAAATCCTGCAATAAACACGATATATATATTTCAATCATattatcaaggatgtgcaacgaATGCGATATATTGATCACTTACCCGAAGCTCGCCCTTCACTCGCTCAGCCAAGTTGGGCCACTGTCTGCCGGAAACATCCCGCATGTCGGTGACGGCCCGGTAGTGCTCCCACGTATAGGCCGGACACGGCTCTCCGGCCAACGTGACCAGGCCAGGGAAGTGATCCCTAACCAGAAGACCCAAGATGCCATTCACATGGCGTCTGTGAGCACCAACGGGCCTCTCCACAACTATCCAGTTCCTGCACAAGTGATTGATAAAAACTATTAATTTGTACCACAAATTTGAAATTATAACGTAAACAAGTACTGAAAACATGTAAATTTACTTACTTATCCCCTTGGGGAGCTATGATCGGGCGttttgcttcaggaatcggtcGCTGGGGGAGACTCGCCGGACCTCGCTGGTAGACGGTTGACGAACCAGAGGCCTCCGTGCCCTCCTCGTCCGCCTGCTCGTCGTCCCCTGGCCCCTCCTGGTGGACCACCTCATCCGCCTGCTCGTCCTCCCCTCCGggagcgcctgctcctcctcctccgggagcgcctgctcctcctccggcggcacctcctcctccgggaggcacctcctcctccgggagcgcctgctcctcctccggcggcgccTGTGTTGTCGCCCTCCTGccactccccctcctcctcctgtaaGACGGTCCCTCAGCCGTCTCGGACATCGGCTCACTGCTCCCCCCCGAAAACCTCTTGTAAAGGGCCGCTACACTCTTCTTCATCCCACGGCCCACCATCTCTGTGAATCACCTgcaattaaaagaaaattaataagtacagataaatatataataCATACTTAGATAAATACATAAAGAAAATAGAACATAATTACGTAATAATATAGTCTTACATTGACTAAAAATATTCATCGTAGtcgggattagctggatcatagtcctcatcatcactatcaatcaTGTCGTAACCAACAAGATCAGAAGACTCGGTGTCTTCATTTGCATTGTCTACTTGTAGTCGTTCTAGCATGTGTAAATCCTTAACGCTCTgcacctcttcctcctcccccgcatCATCAACCGCTTCAACTTCCATTTCATTTGCTTCGATTAAGTCTATCTCGAATCGCCCTTgtagcccctcttcttgaaagaactctccgtcatatATGTTTGGATCTAAGTTGTAATCATCATCGTTAGGGACAGGTACTCTACCGTGCGGTGATGTCTTGTATacaatataccaacccttaagatgctctttgctttgacacgcatatgggagataataaacttgtatagCCTGTTGAGCAACAACATAAACATCATCTATGGTCATGACTGAATCCTGTCGAATTTCGACTAGCCCAACATTAGAATGCGTCCGTCTCATTGCTTGAGGGTCAAACCAATGATATTTGAATATCACGGGATTAAGTGGTTTGGAACCATAGTAgctgagttcgtatatttcttcaattcttccataatactcaaTCCCATCAAGGCCGGGAGTAAACATCCCagaatttgtggtctttcgattgggtcgacaTTCCTCATGACTGCTTGtacaaaaacgatatccattcacgTCATAACCAGAATATGACTTGACCTTATATCCAAAGCCACCGGCCACCTGTCTCAACTCGGCACTCAAGGTCGCATCGCTAACGCCCTGCAAGTTCAAGTACGATTGGACAaactaagtaaaagcaacttaGAGTGAAAAGCTAAGTACGGGCTAGATTGGACCGTACCTTCTGTTCGAACCAAGAAATAAAATTGGGGGATCCATTTCCTGCACCTTGTTTGAGCAGGGTATCTAATTCCTGCTCCGTGATATCCCTTGATTGACACCAGAATTCTTGAATAAATTGTTGCATGTACGGTGTCACctcgtcaaggttggtcaacacatacaGCATGATCCGACACCACTCTTGATGACTCAACATCTTGgtggtcgaaccacttgcaGTTCCAAGCTGACCTTGAAAAAGGCTGAGTCTCGAGTCATTTtcgctagcattgtaacgaggCGGTGGATTATGCACACTAGGTAGGTTGTCACCATAGTATGCTGATGTAAAGTTCAacacctcctccagaatgtatgcctcGGCAATGGAACCCTCAATTTTgcttttatttccacatttctttcgGAGAACCTTTAGGCATCTCTCAATTGGATAGCACCACAGACCCTGCACGGGaccccccattcgtgcctcatacgggagaTGCAATATCATATGCTGCATCGGATTAAAGAATccgggtggaaagatcttctccaacttacataACAACACCGGTGCGATTCTTTCCAAGTCTGCAACTAAGGTCCGTGataactcctttgcacaaagctggcggaagaagtagctcaactctgcaagtaCCAGCCAGACATGCTCAGGGACATAACCTCGAACCATCGctggaagaagccgctcaatccatatgtggtagtcatgactcttcatccctaagactcgcaAAGTAGAAAAGTTGACTCCtctactcagattagctgcatacccatcagggaacatcaacgccttgatccattctagtacttctctcctTTGGGGCTTACTCAAGACATaatcggccttaggccttctccatgtctttccTCGTGCAGGAGGCCTCATTTCTAAGTTTGGTCTGTCACACAATGTTGCTATATCCAACCTAGCCTTAACATTGTCCTTTGTCTTCGTGGGAATATCCATGATTGTTGCCCAAAGTGCTTCAGCAACATTCTTTTCAGTGTGCATCATATCAGTGTTGTGTGGAAGGAGCAGGTCGTCATAATAcgggagccgagtcaagcccgacttatgagtccacatatgttgctcactatatcccacaaagccacccTCTGGATTGATCAAGAGACCATCTATCTGCTGACGAATCTCGGCACTAGTCCTCATCGGACTTGCAAGGTCTGTCACTGTAACACCTTTTGTAAAGTTtttgatgtctcgtctgaatggaTGGTCAAGAGATAGGACTGTCGATGTTTGTCGAACGCAACATACTTaccacccttctgcaaccaaagGAACCTAAGACGTTCCTTGCATACCGGACATGGGAATTTGCCGTGAACACACCACCCGCAGAATATCCCATACGCCAGAAAGTCATGCAGAGAGTATTGATACCAAACATGCATTTTGAAGTTGGTCTTTGTGGCCCGATCATATGTCCATACCCCTTCCTCCCAAGCATGGACCAATTCATCAATcagaggctccatgaacacacccatattattccccgggtgtccaggaataatcaaTGATAAGAATACGTTCTGTCATTAGAATGCTATGCCTGGGGGGAGATTGAGGGGAATCAGAAACATTGGCCAACACGTGTATGTGGCAGCCATCGCTCCATACGGATTGAATCCATCA
Coding sequences within it:
- the LOC112895990 gene encoding uncharacterized protein LOC112895990 produces the protein MTLTEEQYLQMVPHWCAHFPECWQQIVAKWLSDDWNALHQERRENRLTMAGVPHHQGNRNLTEYAQAWSAAHGGQQCNKFMAYALSHKGKATSSVSYNAEDGPEAYNNPSIYTRLNEYTLMAREVHGPEYDPTQKHLDAEIVMKAQLEEERRERMELEARMRAEMEAEREADR